One region of Brassica napus cultivar Da-Ae chromosome A10, Da-Ae, whole genome shotgun sequence genomic DNA includes:
- the BNAA10G09730D gene encoding uncharacterized protein BNAA10G09730D, with the protein MEASSSSLCLVPSLWTVGSGPRQKKSTVSFVSRGRSNGLMISNRRLRTPSALGDLADTVAETGKSEITWQIIVGAVAGVTPFVVAGVEFSKRIIEQKRCEECGGTGLVFRDKKYFRCPGCGGFLPWQSWRRFFTG; encoded by the exons ATGGAggcgtcttcttcttctctgtgtCTGGTTCCGTCCTTGTGGACCGTTGGATCAGGACCTCGTCAGAAGAAATCGACGGTTAGTTTTGTTTCTCGGGGAAGAAGCAACGGTTTGATGATAAGTAACCGACGGCTCAGAACGCCGTCAGCTTTAGGTGACCTCGCTGACACGGTGGCGGAGACAGGCAAATCGGAGATTACGTGGCAAATCATAGTTGGAGCTGTCG CTGGAGTTACACCTTTCGTTGTTGCAGGTGTTGAATTCAGCAAAAGAATA ATTGAACAGAAGAGATGTGAAGAATGTGGAGGAACAGGGCTTGTATTTAGAGACAAAAAGTACTTCCGTTGTCCGGGATGTG GTGGGTTTCTTCCATGGCAGTCATGGAGAAGATTCTTTACaggctga